One window from the genome of Marinobacter sp. LV10R510-11A encodes:
- the alaS gene encoding alanine--tRNA ligase: MKTAELRQAFLDYFKQQGHSIVSSSSLVPADDPTLLFTNAGMNQFKDVFLGREERDYSRATSTQKCVRAGGKHNDLENVGYTARHHTFFEMLGNFSFGDYFKREAINYAWTFLTGEQWLNLPSERLWITVYADDDEAYDIWNKEVGVPADRIIRIGDNGGARYASDNFWQMGDTGPCGPCSEIFYDHGPDVAGGPPGSPEEDGDRYIEIWNVVFMQYNRTADGEMLNLPKPSVDTGMGLERVTAVLQGVHSNYEIDLFDDLLKAASEMLGGAATTEASLRVVADHIRSCAFLISDGVMPSNEGRGFVLRRIIRRAARHGNKLGAAGPFFYKLTGALVELMGEAFPQLVSSRKQIERVLLQEEEQFVKTLDKGLRLLEQDIAELKSEIIPGKTIFTLYDTFGFPVDLTNDIARERGLTLDYEGYEKAMESQRERARAASKFGIDYNAASLGIEGKTEFTGYDQVDGHEKIRAVVVNGEHKTAEAGDEAIVVLERTPFYAESGGQVGDTGLLTWSGGRFKVTDTRKDGNNHLHVGTLIEGELFPGLEVDARIDHGRRDKTRRNHSATHLLHAALRKVLGEHVGQKGSLVDPDKLRFDFSHFEAVTPEQLKEIERQVNEHILDNTAVQTDITDMEQAQEKGAMALFGEKYGDVVRVLSMGTDSYSVELCGGTHVARTGDIGLLRITSESGISSGVRRIEAVTGFGALEWVDETERTLREAARLVKGSRETIIDKVQQTIDRNRQLEKDVDALKAKLASSAGSDLVDSAIEVAGLKVVASELEGADRQTLMETADQLKNKLGEGVVVLASVEDGKVTLVAGVTKSATGRIKAGDLMKHLAGLVDGKGGGRPDMAQGGGNDPSKLAEALAGVPEWVAKNIA, from the coding sequence ATGAAAACCGCAGAGTTGCGACAGGCATTTCTCGATTATTTTAAACAGCAAGGTCACTCCATTGTTTCAAGCAGCTCGCTGGTGCCAGCGGATGATCCAACACTGCTGTTCACCAATGCGGGAATGAACCAGTTCAAAGACGTGTTTCTTGGTCGTGAGGAGCGCGACTATAGCCGCGCAACCAGCACCCAGAAATGTGTTCGGGCCGGCGGCAAACACAACGACTTGGAGAATGTTGGCTACACAGCGCGCCACCATACGTTCTTTGAGATGCTGGGCAACTTCAGCTTTGGTGACTACTTCAAACGTGAAGCGATCAACTATGCGTGGACATTTTTAACGGGCGAACAGTGGTTAAATCTGCCCTCTGAAAGGCTGTGGATAACCGTCTATGCAGACGACGACGAAGCCTACGACATCTGGAATAAAGAAGTGGGTGTGCCGGCGGATCGTATTATCCGTATCGGAGACAACGGCGGCGCCCGCTATGCCTCAGATAACTTCTGGCAGATGGGTGACACCGGCCCTTGTGGCCCGTGCTCCGAAATTTTCTACGACCATGGCCCAGATGTAGCAGGCGGCCCTCCTGGGAGCCCAGAAGAAGACGGCGATCGCTACATCGAGATCTGGAACGTGGTCTTCATGCAATACAACCGCACCGCGGATGGTGAAATGCTCAACCTACCTAAGCCTTCCGTGGATACGGGTATGGGCTTGGAGCGAGTGACAGCGGTTCTGCAGGGTGTGCACAGCAACTACGAAATCGATCTTTTTGATGACTTGTTAAAAGCGGCCTCTGAAATGCTTGGTGGCGCTGCAACCACTGAAGCCAGCCTGCGAGTCGTTGCGGATCATATCCGCTCCTGTGCGTTCCTGATTTCCGACGGTGTTATGCCGTCCAATGAAGGTCGTGGCTTTGTGCTTCGGCGCATCATTCGCCGTGCTGCCCGCCACGGGAATAAGTTGGGTGCCGCCGGCCCATTTTTCTACAAGTTGACCGGCGCCCTGGTTGAATTGATGGGCGAGGCTTTTCCGCAGCTGGTCAGTAGCCGGAAGCAGATCGAGAGAGTGTTGCTGCAGGAAGAAGAGCAGTTTGTAAAAACTCTGGATAAAGGCCTGCGCCTTCTCGAGCAAGATATTGCGGAATTGAAAAGCGAGATTATTCCGGGAAAAACCATCTTCACGTTGTACGACACCTTCGGCTTTCCGGTGGATCTCACCAACGACATAGCCCGTGAGCGCGGCTTGACGTTGGATTACGAGGGCTACGAAAAAGCCATGGAGAGCCAGCGTGAGCGGGCCAGAGCAGCCAGCAAGTTTGGTATCGATTACAACGCCGCCAGCCTAGGCATTGAAGGGAAGACCGAATTCACCGGTTATGACCAAGTGGATGGCCACGAGAAAATTCGCGCTGTGGTCGTGAACGGCGAACATAAAACCGCTGAAGCCGGTGATGAGGCCATTGTGGTGCTGGAGCGCACGCCGTTTTATGCCGAATCCGGCGGCCAAGTAGGGGATACCGGGTTGCTGACCTGGAGTGGCGGTCGTTTCAAAGTAACGGATACCCGCAAAGACGGGAATAACCACTTGCATGTGGGCACTCTTATTGAGGGTGAACTGTTTCCCGGTTTAGAAGTGGACGCACGCATTGATCACGGGCGTCGTGACAAGACCCGCCGCAACCACTCTGCAACTCACTTGTTGCACGCGGCTTTGCGTAAGGTTTTGGGCGAACATGTTGGCCAGAAAGGCTCACTCGTTGACCCAGATAAACTGCGTTTCGATTTCTCGCACTTTGAGGCTGTTACACCCGAGCAGCTGAAAGAGATCGAGCGCCAGGTGAACGAACACATTTTGGATAACACCGCGGTGCAGACCGACATAACGGATATGGAGCAGGCGCAGGAAAAAGGCGCCATGGCTCTGTTCGGCGAAAAGTACGGTGATGTTGTTCGTGTATTGAGTATGGGCACGGATAGCTACTCCGTGGAGTTGTGTGGCGGTACTCACGTGGCACGCACAGGCGATATCGGGCTGCTTCGGATTACATCGGAAAGTGGCATTTCTTCCGGTGTTCGCCGCATTGAAGCGGTGACCGGTTTTGGCGCGCTTGAGTGGGTGGATGAAACCGAACGCACTCTGCGTGAAGCGGCTCGCCTAGTGAAAGGCAGCCGGGAAACGATTATCGACAAGGTGCAGCAAACCATTGATCGCAACCGGCAGCTTGAGAAGGACGTTGATGCCCTCAAGGCAAAGCTGGCCAGTTCGGCAGGTAGCGACTTGGTAGATTCTGCGATAGAGGTCGCCGGCCTGAAAGTGGTTGCTTCCGAGCTTGAAGGTGCAGACCGTCAAACGCTCATGGAAACCGCCGACCAGCTTAAAAACAAGCTGGGTGAGGGCGTGGTTGTACTCGCCAGTGTTGAGGATGGAAAGGTGACCCTGGTGGCAGGTGTGACCAAGTCCGCAACGGGCCGAATCAAAGCAGGCGATCTGATGAAGCATCTGGCCGGCTTGGTTGACGGCAAGGGCGGAGGCCGTCCCGATATGGCTCAGGGCGGTGGTAACGACCCCTCAAAGCTTGCCGAAGCGCTTGCCGGTGTGCCGGAGTGGGTTGCGAAAAACATCGCCTAA
- a CDS encoding RDD family protein has product MPRRFHAADELLPPASFIKRSLAIVYDGLISIAVLLVTTGIYTMITGWANGWVTSWDAPLQKAETGQLSGEPGLTFALFLVMYLFFAYFWTRVGQTLGMQVWRIRIENLDGTSVSWSQALRRYVTAAGVLFIALLAGYYLGSATLFLSVPAMVALFYPVNGLSVTDRVSESVVVSVVKKPKTD; this is encoded by the coding sequence ATGCCCCGTCGCTTCCACGCCGCTGACGAACTGCTTCCCCCAGCGTCGTTTATTAAACGATCTCTCGCCATTGTTTACGACGGTCTGATCAGCATTGCCGTGCTCTTGGTTACCACCGGTATTTACACCATGATAACCGGCTGGGCAAACGGCTGGGTCACCAGTTGGGATGCACCTCTACAAAAAGCTGAAACGGGCCAATTATCCGGAGAGCCCGGGCTGACATTTGCGCTTTTTTTGGTGATGTACTTGTTCTTTGCATACTTTTGGACGCGCGTCGGACAAACATTGGGCATGCAGGTATGGCGTATACGTATAGAGAATCTGGATGGCACATCCGTAAGCTGGAGCCAAGCACTTCGTCGCTACGTAACCGCCGCCGGTGTGTTGTTCATAGCCCTACTCGCTGGCTATTACCTCGGTTCTGCAACGCTTTTCCTTTCAGTTCCGGCAATGGTCGCGCTGTTCTACCCAGTAAACGGTCTTTCAGTAACCGACCGGGTTTCAGAAAGCGTTGTTGTAAGTGTGGTAAAAAAACCAAAAACAGACTGA
- the lptG gene encoding LPS export ABC transporter permease LptG: MRKIDHYVMRNVGGAMLLVMVVVLSLDLIFAFVAELDDTRNNYQIWDALWYVALTLPRRIYDYLPLGAFMGCLVGLGSMASSSELTVIRAAGVSLKRVVWSAMKPALVIVLVGVLIGEYMAPPAERAAQSYKAVALGAGKNVAVAHGVWHREGDVFMHLNAVQPNGVLHGISMFRFNDQRQLMAASFAERATYKGDHWMLENSTTTRLEGDSTSREENKSLRWDTGLSPSVLSVLIVKPENLSMTGLYTYASYLGDQELNASPYWLAFWKKALMPLGTGVMALVAISFIFGPLRSVTMGFRVFTGLLVGLLFKYMQDLLGPMSLVYGFNPVLAVVVPIAVNAAFGAVLMRRAG, encoded by the coding sequence ATGCGTAAGATTGATCATTATGTGATGCGCAATGTTGGCGGGGCCATGCTCCTGGTGATGGTAGTGGTGCTATCACTGGATCTTATTTTTGCCTTCGTTGCTGAGCTGGACGACACCCGGAACAACTACCAAATCTGGGATGCGCTCTGGTATGTGGCTCTCACGTTGCCGCGCCGGATATACGACTACCTGCCGTTAGGGGCCTTTATGGGCTGCTTAGTCGGGCTGGGTTCCATGGCCAGTTCCTCTGAGCTTACGGTTATTCGCGCGGCAGGGGTTTCTCTTAAGCGGGTTGTCTGGTCGGCAATGAAGCCAGCATTGGTGATCGTTTTGGTGGGTGTTCTTATCGGTGAGTATATGGCGCCGCCAGCTGAGCGAGCCGCCCAGAGCTATAAAGCCGTTGCTCTGGGCGCCGGCAAAAATGTCGCGGTGGCCCATGGTGTATGGCATCGCGAAGGGGATGTGTTCATGCATCTTAATGCGGTGCAGCCTAACGGCGTACTGCATGGCATCTCCATGTTCCGTTTCAACGATCAGCGTCAGTTGATGGCTGCCAGTTTTGCGGAGCGGGCGACCTACAAGGGCGACCACTGGATGCTGGAAAACTCCACCACCACTCGCTTAGAAGGTGACTCCACGAGCCGCGAGGAGAATAAGTCTCTGCGCTGGGACACGGGTCTATCGCCTAGTGTATTGAGTGTGTTGATCGTGAAGCCAGAAAACCTTTCTATGACGGGTCTGTACACCTACGCCAGTTACCTTGGCGATCAGGAGCTGAATGCGTCTCCCTATTGGCTGGCGTTCTGGAAGAAAGCTCTAATGCCGTTGGGTACTGGGGTAATGGCGCTGGTGGCTATTTCCTTCATCTTCGGGCCATTGCGCTCGGTTACCATGGGTTTCCGTGTGTTTACCGGCTTGCTTGTGGGGCTGCTGTTCAAGTACATGCAGGATTTGTTGGGCCCAATGAGCTTGGTTTACGGTTTTAACCCCGTACTTGCGGTTGTCGTGCCGATTGCGGTGAATGCGGCGTTTGGTGCGGTATTGATGCGCCGGGCAGGGTAG
- the lptF gene encoding LPS export ABC transporter permease LptF → MSIIFRYLIRQVMVSMVAVSGILLLVFMSGRFIKYLAGAAEGKIAPGVLFEIMAYRFPGFLELILPLGLFIGILLAYGRMYLESEMTVLYACGVSDRQLLSKTLIGSLVVMVVVGSMSLVVSPWGMTQVEKIFTEQAKATEFDLLAPGRFQELSSGGRVTYTEALSDDKRRLKGVFIAEYGRDGEGVSVIAAESGSQLIDEETGSRFLILENGARYDGMPGKLDYQITGFEAYGLKIRSGSIGDVELDEGVTTGQLMRSDDPRDRALLHWRFSLPLIVPIVTLLAVRLSRVNPRQGRFFHLLPAMLVYVAYLGLLIVARDAMSEGKVPEWLGMLWVHAIFLALGLWLHFGPAWLHKRKVTRTGAANA, encoded by the coding sequence TTGAGCATTATTTTCCGCTATCTCATCCGTCAGGTTATGGTCAGCATGGTTGCCGTTTCAGGCATCCTTCTGCTCGTGTTCATGAGTGGGCGTTTTATCAAATATCTGGCGGGTGCTGCTGAGGGTAAGATTGCACCCGGCGTACTGTTTGAAATCATGGCCTACCGTTTTCCCGGGTTTCTTGAGCTCATCCTGCCGCTGGGGCTTTTCATTGGCATATTGCTTGCCTATGGCCGGATGTACCTGGAAAGCGAGATGACCGTTTTATATGCCTGTGGTGTGAGTGATCGCCAGCTGCTTTCAAAAACACTGATAGGTAGCCTTGTGGTGATGGTCGTCGTCGGGAGTATGAGCCTGGTGGTTTCGCCCTGGGGCATGACGCAGGTTGAGAAAATTTTTACCGAACAAGCCAAGGCGACGGAATTCGACTTGCTTGCGCCGGGCCGCTTTCAGGAGCTTTCATCTGGTGGCCGCGTCACCTACACCGAGGCCCTCAGTGATGATAAACGTCGTCTGAAAGGCGTGTTTATTGCCGAATACGGCCGTGATGGCGAGGGTGTAAGCGTCATTGCTGCGGAATCGGGGTCCCAATTGATTGATGAGGAAACGGGCAGTCGTTTCCTTATTTTAGAGAACGGTGCCCGCTACGATGGAATGCCCGGCAAACTGGATTACCAAATCACCGGCTTTGAAGCCTATGGCCTGAAGATCCGCAGCGGTAGCATTGGCGACGTGGAGCTAGACGAGGGGGTTACCACCGGCCAGCTTATGCGCTCGGATGACCCCCGAGACAGGGCCTTGCTGCACTGGCGTTTTTCATTGCCGCTGATTGTTCCAATTGTCACGTTGCTGGCGGTGCGGCTTAGCCGCGTGAACCCCCGACAAGGCCGGTTTTTCCATCTTCTGCCCGCAATGCTTGTGTATGTTGCGTACCTTGGTTTACTCATCGTTGCTCGTGATGCCATGTCAGAAGGTAAGGTGCCTGAATGGCTGGGTATGCTTTGGGTACACGCTATCTTCCTTGCGCTGGGCTTGTGGCTGCATTTTGGCCCGGCCTGGCTTCACAAGCGAAAGGTAACGCGGACAGGGGCAGCCAATGCGTAA
- a CDS encoding leucyl aminopeptidase, which translates to MNFSLNSKAIANTKADCLVIALPEKGDWPASTTEADGALGGLISKLQKAGDISGKNADTNLIPLSDQTWSRLLVVGTGKDADRNPPNFRKALIAMMGVLKDGPSKSVLIALSDTALTGDKGVSSELAKLSLVGRTLEDQLYAFSDFKSEKPDARKLSKILVAASDTGKAQKEAFNLGLATGRGMNFTRDLGNMPPNICHPVWLAEQASKMAADHDCIKTEILDEKQMQKLGMNSLLAVGKGSTQPPRLIVMEYRGGNAKDKPYVLVGKGITFDTGGISLKPGAGMDEMKYDMGGSAAIFGAMQVLAETQPKINVVAVIAAAENMPDGNATRPGDIVTTMSGQTVEILNTDAEGRLVLCDALTYVKKFDPEVVIDLATLTGACIVALGHEATGLLANNDELANELLAAGDRASDKAWRLPLWDEYQSLLDSNFADMANIGGRSAGTITAACFLSRFTKEYRWAHLDIAGTAWHSGKAKGSSGRPVPLLVDYLMSHAG; encoded by the coding sequence ATGAACTTCAGCCTCAACAGCAAAGCCATTGCGAACACCAAAGCCGACTGCCTGGTCATTGCCCTGCCAGAAAAAGGCGACTGGCCGGCCTCCACCACCGAGGCAGACGGCGCATTAGGCGGGCTGATCAGCAAACTTCAGAAAGCCGGCGACATCAGCGGCAAAAACGCAGACACAAACCTGATTCCGTTGAGTGACCAAACCTGGAGCAGGCTGCTAGTTGTAGGCACCGGCAAAGACGCAGACCGCAACCCGCCCAACTTCCGCAAGGCGCTTATCGCAATGATGGGCGTGCTAAAAGACGGGCCCTCAAAAAGCGTGTTAATCGCCCTTTCGGACACGGCTCTGACTGGCGATAAAGGCGTAAGCTCAGAGCTGGCAAAACTCAGCCTGGTTGGTCGCACGCTGGAAGACCAGCTCTACGCGTTCAGCGACTTCAAAAGCGAAAAGCCTGATGCGCGCAAACTCAGCAAAATTCTGGTTGCCGCCTCAGACACCGGCAAAGCCCAGAAAGAAGCGTTCAACTTAGGTTTGGCGACCGGCCGTGGCATGAACTTCACTCGTGACCTGGGCAACATGCCGCCCAACATCTGCCACCCTGTGTGGCTGGCCGAACAAGCCAGTAAAATGGCAGCCGACCACGATTGCATCAAGACGGAAATCCTTGATGAAAAGCAGATGCAAAAACTGGGTATGAATTCCCTCCTGGCGGTCGGCAAAGGCAGCACTCAGCCGCCCCGCCTGATTGTAATGGAATACCGCGGTGGCAACGCAAAAGACAAGCCGTATGTTCTTGTAGGTAAAGGCATCACCTTCGACACCGGCGGTATCAGCCTTAAGCCAGGCGCTGGCATGGATGAAATGAAATACGATATGGGGGGTTCTGCAGCCATATTCGGCGCCATGCAAGTACTTGCGGAGACCCAGCCAAAAATCAACGTGGTTGCCGTGATCGCGGCCGCTGAAAACATGCCGGATGGCAACGCCACACGCCCGGGCGACATTGTGACCACTATGTCGGGCCAGACCGTGGAAATCCTCAACACAGACGCTGAAGGCCGCTTAGTATTGTGCGACGCCCTCACCTACGTGAAAAAGTTCGACCCGGAAGTCGTGATTGATTTGGCCACTCTAACGGGCGCCTGCATCGTTGCTCTCGGCCACGAGGCTACTGGCCTGTTGGCAAACAACGACGAGCTAGCCAACGAATTGCTGGCCGCCGGCGATCGCGCCAGCGACAAAGCTTGGCGCCTGCCGCTGTGGGATGAGTACCAGAGCCTGCTAGACAGCAACTTTGCAGACATGGCCAACATCGGCGGCCGCTCGGCGGGCACCATTACCGCTGCTTGTTTCCTGTCGCGCTTCACCAAGGAATACCGCTGGGCGCACCTCGACATCGCTGGCACTGCTTGGCACTCCGGCAAAGCCAAAGGCTCATCAGGCCGCCCGGTTCCGCTGTTGGTCGATTACCTGATGTCCCATGCCGGGTAG
- a CDS encoding DNA polymerase III subunit chi has product MDSNVESSTATQTGSHAAGGSEQQARNQRYWFHILLQDTPAARHLHATKLVNKAWQQGDRVCIVCDTAQQAEELDDLIWNFSPDAFIPHSVIPDAATPCIESVGILLCPPVAEDWDTVIILSETLPANADRFKRLALVAHNDPAVLNQARSHFKQLRALGVEPQVHDQRKR; this is encoded by the coding sequence TTGGATAGCAATGTGGAAAGCAGTACGGCAACACAAACCGGCAGCCATGCTGCCGGTGGCTCCGAGCAGCAGGCAAGAAACCAGCGTTACTGGTTTCACATCCTGCTGCAGGACACCCCCGCCGCTCGCCACCTGCACGCCACTAAGCTTGTAAACAAAGCTTGGCAGCAAGGCGACCGGGTGTGCATTGTGTGTGATACCGCTCAACAGGCTGAAGAACTGGACGACTTGATTTGGAACTTCAGCCCAGATGCGTTCATTCCCCACAGCGTGATACCCGACGCCGCTACACCTTGTATCGAATCAGTCGGCATACTGCTGTGCCCGCCGGTAGCTGAAGACTGGGACACCGTTATCATTCTTTCGGAGACTCTTCCGGCAAACGCGGACAGATTCAAGCGCCTTGCTCTCGTGGCCCACAATGACCCTGCGGTTCTCAACCAAGCTCGGTCGCATTTCAAACAACTCAGAGCACTGGGTGTCGAACCTCAAGTGCACGATCAACGAAAGCGTTAG
- a CDS encoding valine--tRNA ligase produces the protein MEKTYQPENIERQWYENWESKGYFRPSGEGESYSLAIPPPNVTGSLHMGHAFQHTIMDTLTRYKRMQGHNTLWQVGSDHAGIATQMVVERKLAAEEGKTRHDLGREEFTKRIWDWKEQSGGTITDQMRRLGNSVDWDTERFTMDDGFYKAVQEVFVRLYEDGLVYRGKRLVNWDPKLHTAISDLEVENKEEKGYFWHLRYPLADGATTQDGKDYLVVATTRPETMLGDTAVAVHPDDERYQHLIGKFIMLPLVNRRIPIIADHHADPEKGSGCVKITPAHDFNDYAVGKRNNLPMMNVLTQDANIREQAEVFNSDGTENTELDASLPATYAGMTREDARKQIVADMDAAGLVQQVEDHVLSAPRGDRSGLIIEPMLTDQWFADAKTLAKPAIEAVEDGRIQFVPKQYENMYFSWMRDIQDWCISRQLWWGHRIPAWYDTEGNIYVGRSEEEVREKHNLAADFALKQDDDVLDTWFSSALWTFGTLGWPEINERLKTFHSTDVLVTGFDIIFFWVARMIMMTMHFMKNEDGTPQVPFKTVYVTGLIRDENGDKMSKSKGNVIDPLDMIDGIDLAPLLEKRTGNLMQPKLAKKIAKQTEKEFPEGISAHGTDALRFTLAAMATTGRDINWDMKRLEGYRNFCNKLWNAARYVLMNTEGEDCGVNGEPVELSLADRWITSALQQCEQDVTRHLDQYRFDLASHALYEFIWNEYCDWYLELSKPSLSDDSASAEAKRGTRRTLVRVLETVLRLAHPIMPFITEEIWQRIAPLAGKSGDSIMLQPFPQMDASKHDSQAVEDIDWLKGVIVAVRNIRGEMNISPAKKIPVLFRGNSADGQRRMNENRQFLSSLAKLESLEWFEGDNAPMSTTQLVGDMEVLVPMAGLIDKDAELKRLDKELERLQKEIGRFEGKLNNEKFTAKAPAEVVAKEQEKLAEARSNLSRLNQQRADIEAM, from the coding sequence ATGGAAAAAACCTACCAGCCAGAAAACATCGAGCGCCAGTGGTACGAGAACTGGGAATCCAAAGGCTACTTCCGCCCCAGTGGCGAAGGCGAATCTTACAGCCTCGCTATCCCGCCTCCCAATGTGACCGGCAGCCTGCACATGGGCCATGCCTTCCAGCACACCATCATGGACACGCTCACCCGCTACAAACGCATGCAGGGCCACAACACCCTGTGGCAGGTCGGCAGTGACCACGCGGGCATCGCTACGCAGATGGTTGTTGAGCGCAAACTCGCCGCTGAAGAAGGCAAAACCCGCCACGACTTGGGCCGAGAAGAATTCACCAAGCGGATTTGGGACTGGAAAGAACAATCTGGCGGCACCATCACCGACCAAATGCGCCGACTGGGCAACTCGGTAGACTGGGACACCGAACGCTTCACCATGGACGACGGCTTCTACAAGGCCGTGCAGGAAGTGTTTGTTCGTCTGTACGAAGACGGCTTGGTATATCGTGGCAAGCGCTTGGTGAACTGGGATCCCAAGCTGCACACCGCCATTTCTGATCTGGAAGTTGAGAACAAGGAAGAGAAAGGCTATTTCTGGCATCTGCGCTACCCGCTGGCCGACGGTGCAACCACACAAGATGGCAAAGACTATCTAGTCGTCGCGACCACTCGCCCGGAAACCATGCTGGGCGATACAGCCGTTGCCGTGCACCCGGATGATGAGCGCTATCAGCACCTGATTGGCAAGTTCATCATGCTGCCACTAGTAAACCGCCGCATTCCAATCATTGCCGATCACCACGCCGATCCTGAAAAAGGCTCCGGCTGCGTGAAGATTACCCCAGCCCACGATTTCAACGACTACGCCGTGGGCAAACGCAACAACCTGCCGATGATGAACGTGCTAACCCAAGACGCGAACATTCGCGAACAGGCCGAAGTGTTCAACAGCGACGGCACTGAAAATACTGAGCTGGATGCTTCCTTGCCCGCAACTTACGCCGGCATGACCCGGGAAGACGCGCGCAAACAGATCGTTGCCGATATGGACGCCGCTGGCTTGGTTCAGCAGGTGGAAGATCACGTATTGAGCGCGCCCCGTGGCGACCGTTCTGGCCTGATCATCGAGCCCATGCTGACCGATCAATGGTTTGCCGATGCCAAGACTCTGGCGAAGCCGGCTATTGAAGCTGTTGAAGACGGCCGTATTCAGTTTGTGCCCAAGCAGTACGAAAACATGTACTTCTCTTGGATGCGCGACATTCAGGATTGGTGTATCTCGCGCCAGCTTTGGTGGGGCCACCGCATTCCGGCTTGGTACGACACGGAAGGCAATATCTACGTGGGCCGCAGCGAAGAGGAAGTGCGCGAGAAGCACAACTTGGCGGCGGATTTCGCACTGAAACAGGACGACGACGTTCTCGATACTTGGTTCAGCTCTGCCCTGTGGACGTTCGGCACTCTGGGTTGGCCAGAAATCAACGAGCGCCTGAAAACCTTCCACTCTACCGATGTGCTGGTTACCGGTTTCGACATCATTTTCTTCTGGGTTGCCCGGATGATCATGATGACCATGCACTTCATGAAGAATGAAGATGGCACGCCGCAGGTTCCGTTCAAGACCGTTTACGTCACCGGCCTGATCCGTGACGAGAACGGCGACAAAATGTCCAAATCCAAGGGCAACGTGATTGACCCGCTGGACATGATCGACGGCATTGATCTTGCTCCTTTGCTGGAGAAGCGCACCGGTAACCTGATGCAGCCCAAGCTGGCCAAAAAGATTGCCAAGCAAACAGAAAAGGAATTTCCAGAAGGCATCTCTGCCCACGGCACTGACGCCCTGCGCTTTACCCTGGCAGCCATGGCCACCACTGGCCGCGACATTAACTGGGACATGAAGCGCCTGGAAGGCTATCGCAACTTCTGCAACAAGCTGTGGAACGCCGCCCGTTACGTGTTGATGAACACCGAAGGTGAAGACTGCGGCGTGAATGGCGAGCCGGTTGAGCTATCGCTGGCAGACCGCTGGATTACCAGCGCACTGCAGCAGTGCGAGCAGGATGTGACCCGCCACTTGGATCAGTACCGTTTCGATTTGGCGTCCCACGCGTTGTATGAGTTTATCTGGAACGAATACTGCGACTGGTACCTAGAGCTGTCCAAGCCTTCCCTGAGCGACGACAGTGCTAGCGCCGAAGCCAAACGCGGCACACGCCGCACTCTGGTTCGCGTGTTGGAAACCGTTCTGCGCTTGGCGCACCCAATCATGCCGTTTATCACAGAAGAGATCTGGCAGCGCATTGCGCCGTTGGCGGGCAAATCCGGTGACAGCATTATGCTGCAGCCTTTCCCGCAGATGGATGCCAGCAAGCACGATTCACAGGCCGTCGAGGATATTGATTGGCTGAAGGGTGTGATTGTGGCGGTGCGTAATATCCGTGGCGAGATGAACATTTCCCCGGCGAAGAAGATTCCGGTTCTGTTCCGTGGCAACAGCGCAGACGGGCAGCGCCGGATGAATGAGAACCGTCAGTTCCTGAGCTCTTTGGCCAAGCTGGAAAGCCTAGAGTGGTTTGAGGGCGACAATGCTCCCATGAGTACCACTCAGTTGGTGGGCGATATGGAAGTGCTGGTTCCTATGGCTGGTCTGATTGATAAGGATGCAGAACTGAAGCGTCTGGACAAGGAGCTTGAGCGTCTGCAGAAGGAAATCGGGCGTTTTGAAGGCAAGCTGAACAATGAGAAGTTTACTGCTAAGGCGCCGGCTGAGGTTGTTGCTAAGGAGCAGGAGAAGCTGGCGGAGGCTCGGAGTAACCTGAGCCGGTTGAACCAGCAGCGCGCAGACATTGAGGCCATGTAG